From Neodiprion pinetum isolate iyNeoPine1 chromosome 7, iyNeoPine1.2, whole genome shotgun sequence, a single genomic window includes:
- the LOC124222726 gene encoding NPC intracellular cholesterol transporter 2, with product MAELIINCIFFLSVVPFLTTNAISVAASVVPFEDCGSIYYLESIEVSDCSSYPCRIVIGSTVNVTTNFLVQGTAYDSEQLVQNVYFVVSSIQLQAQVSPDPCTAVQGSNACRLENGRRVKYQAAVRVDNVPPLRGTLWWTMTNSAHELLVCYKLTVIFTLA from the exons ATGGCCGAGCTAATTATCAACtgtatatttttcctttcggTTGTCCCATTTTTAACGACAAATGCTATTTCCGTAGCAGCTAGCGTCGTGCCGTTTGAGGATTGTG GTTCGATTTACTATCTGGAGAGCATCGAGGTGTCGGACTGCTCCAGCTATCCTTGCCGAATCGTAATTGGATCAACGGTCAACGTCACGACCAATTTTTTGGTCCAAGGGACAG CTTACGATTCTGAGCAACTCGTTCAGAATGTCTATTTCGTGGTAAGTTCGATCCAACTGCAGGCTCAGGTGAGTCCAGACCCTTGCACGGCGGTTCAAGGATCGAACGCTTGTCGGTTGGAAAATGGGAGACGAGTGAAATACCAAGCTGCCGTCAGAGTCGACAACGTGCCGCCG TTACGTGGGACGCTCTGGTGGACGATGACAAATTCGGCCCATGAGCTGCTCGTGTGTTACAAATTGACGGTCATCTTCACGCTCGCTTGA
- the LOC124222728 gene encoding NPC intracellular cholesterol transporter 2 homolog a, which yields MASTTFALVLFTLCLATGIQGDSTPYTSCSTVADPIDFRMDGCTETPCALYRGETASAEWDWEVTADTTTLTPRVKAIVLGLSINYDIGQEDACETLTNAECPLDAGEEVTYGLSMPVLAAYPKLSLTIEFALLDDNGDAQVCFRVPVKVQDRS from the exons ATGGCATCGACAACTTTTG CTCTCGTTCTCTTCACCCTCTGCCTTGCCACCGGCATTCAGGGTGACTCAACCCCCTACACATCCTGCTCAACGGTCGCAGACCCGATTGACTTCCGCATGGACGGATGTACCGAAACCCCCTGCGCTCTTTACCGAGGAGAAACAGCATCCGCCGAATGGGATTGGGAAGTCA CCGCCGACACGACGACCCTTACGCCCCGCGTAAAGGCGATAGTTCTCGGACTGAGCATCAACTACGACATCGGTCAGGAAGACGCCTGCGAAACTCTGACTAACGCCGAATGTCCGTTGGACGCCGGAGAAGAGGTCACTTACGGCTTGTCGATGCCGGTCCTGGCGGCCTACCCGAAGCTCAGTTTGACCATCGAATTCGCACTTTTGGACGACAACGGCGACGCCCAGGTCTGCTTCAGGGTCCCCGTAAAGGTCCAGGACAGATCGTAG